The Candidatus Terasakiella magnetica genome has a segment encoding these proteins:
- a CDS encoding sigma-70 family RNA polymerase sigma factor: MRAAFGDQETDAELLDRLAIGDQKAFHSLIQRHLPYVLKTAERMVGDASNAEDIAQEVMLKLWNKAADWDCDGQAKLKTWLYRVTVNLCIDKYRQIKHLGIEQIEILPSLEKDALSHVHEKQVEEIIRNLFFELTPQQRLVIVLSYYEGLSSAEISEIMELTTGAVTGLLHRARRALKIKLTDLGIEGWADDKNKR, encoded by the coding sequence GTGAGGGCAGCTTTTGGTGACCAAGAGACAGATGCCGAGCTTTTGGATCGTTTGGCCATAGGCGATCAAAAAGCATTCCATTCTTTAATACAAAGACATCTTCCCTACGTTTTAAAAACAGCAGAACGTATGGTGGGTGATGCCAGCAATGCAGAAGATATCGCCCAAGAGGTTATGCTCAAGCTTTGGAATAAAGCTGCCGATTGGGATTGCGATGGACAAGCCAAGCTTAAAACATGGCTTTATCGTGTAACGGTCAATCTCTGTATTGATAAATATCGCCAAATTAAACATTTGGGGATAGAGCAAATCGAAATTCTGCCCTCATTAGAAAAAGATGCTCTTTCACATGTGCACGAAAAACAAGTGGAAGAGATTATCAGGAATCTATTTTTTGAACTGACGCCACAACAACGTCTTGTTATTGTTCTGTCATATTATGAAGGGCTGAGTTCAGCCGAGATTTCTGAGATCATGGAGTTGACGACAGGCGCCGTCACCGGATTACTCCATCGTGCACGCAGAGCTTTAAAAATAAAATTAACTGATTTGGGAATAGAGGGCTGGGCAGATGACAAAAACAAACGATAA
- a CDS encoding periplasmic heavy metal sensor translates to MGKGFVSPRWKNPLCWGSLLLNVVLIGFILLGPHGPSTGRPLPQDVFTKMAEDLEGQDRIIYEAVLQKHMDNMKKSGRNIHEALGLIGQAAHQEPFDLDNVKAAHTHLHAQHREMDKAITDFVYEMLVSLSPEGRQKLRFAPPKRD, encoded by the coding sequence ATGGGCAAAGGGTTTGTCAGTCCGCGATGGAAAAATCCCTTATGTTGGGGCTCTCTTCTTTTAAACGTGGTTCTTATCGGCTTTATTCTTTTGGGCCCCCATGGTCCTTCCACTGGACGGCCTTTACCTCAAGACGTTTTTACAAAAATGGCTGAGGATTTAGAGGGACAGGACCGTATTATCTATGAGGCGGTCTTGCAAAAGCATATGGATAATATGAAGAAAAGCGGTCGCAATATCCATGAAGCCCTCGGGCTCATCGGTCAAGCAGCCCATCAAGAACCTTTTGATCTGGATAATGTCAAAGCAGCCCATACTCATCTGCATGCACAGCATCGCGAGATGGACAAAGCCATTACAGATTTTGTTTATGAAATGCTGGTCTCTCTTTCACCAGAAGGCCGCCAAAAGCTTCGCTTCGCCCCACCAAAACGGGATTGA
- a CDS encoding Crp/Fnr family transcriptional regulator, with the protein MTQQTLENINLLDGLPTDVIEELNKQCRWKWYDAHEQIIDRQADSTDVFFIVQGRVRIVIYTVGGKEITLDDFTEGKQFGEMAAIDGLPRSASVMAIDRALLAAMPQPRFMSLLTGHPIVAERVLKNMAHIIRISNERIMDLSTLGAANRVHAEILRQARENMTDEDEAFISPIPIHSDIGSRISSTRETVARVMNDLARKGFVERQKNGLIVKNIELLTQMVEEVRGD; encoded by the coding sequence ATGACCCAACAAACCCTTGAAAACATCAATTTGTTGGACGGTCTACCAACGGATGTTATTGAAGAACTCAATAAACAATGCCGATGGAAATGGTACGACGCCCACGAACAGATTATTGACCGCCAAGCTGACAGCACGGATGTGTTCTTCATCGTGCAAGGCCGCGTGCGCATTGTCATCTACACAGTGGGTGGCAAAGAAATAACCTTGGATGATTTCACCGAAGGCAAACAGTTTGGCGAAATGGCTGCCATTGATGGCCTGCCGCGCTCTGCAAGCGTGATGGCCATTGATAGAGCCCTACTTGCCGCTATGCCCCAACCACGTTTTATGAGCCTGCTGACCGGTCACCCCATTGTGGCTGAGCGTGTTTTGAAAAACATGGCTCATATCATCCGCATTTCAAATGAGCGCATCATGGACCTTTCCACACTTGGTGCGGCTAACCGCGTCCATGCCGAAATTTTGCGCCAAGCCCGCGAGAATATGACCGATGAGGATGAGGCTTTTATCTCACCCATTCCCATTCATTCCGATATCGGTTCGCGCATCAGTTCCACACGCGAAACAGTTGCGCGTGTGATGAATGACCTTGCGCGCAAAGGCTTTGTTGAGCGCCAAAAAAATGGCCTTATTGTCAAAAACATTGAACTCCTCACCCAAATGGTTGAGGAAGTCCGCGGGGACTGA
- the purU gene encoding formyltetrahydrofolate deformylase, whose product MSADKKYILTISCPDHTGIVAQVSSFLADQDAFITESAHFGDPVSDRFFMRTVFTPGPYTPDAFELAKKFSRVAERFQMVWGIHDAKRKQRLLIMVSKFDHCLNDLLYRYRTGELNADIPAIVSNHPDLERLAEWHDIPFYHMPVSKENKDEQEEQVWDLIENLEIDLVVLARYMQILSPRMCERLRGRCINIHHSFLPSFKGANPYRQAHERGVKLIGATAHYVTGDLDEGPIIEQAVERVDHTYTPDKLKAVGRDIENGVLSRAVRAHVEHRVLMNGLKTVVLK is encoded by the coding sequence ATGAGCGCTGATAAAAAATATATCCTGACGATTTCTTGTCCTGACCACACGGGTATTGTGGCTCAGGTTTCCAGCTTTTTAGCAGACCAAGATGCTTTTATTACGGAATCTGCCCATTTTGGTGATCCGGTTTCTGATCGTTTCTTTATGCGCACGGTTTTTACACCCGGTCCCTATACACCTGATGCCTTTGAGCTCGCCAAGAAATTCTCCCGCGTGGCAGAACGTTTTCAAATGGTATGGGGCATTCATGATGCCAAGCGCAAACAGCGCCTGCTCATTATGGTGTCCAAGTTTGACCATTGCTTAAACGATTTGCTTTATCGCTATCGCACAGGTGAGTTAAACGCCGATATCCCCGCCATTGTTTCAAACCATCCTGATCTTGAGCGCTTGGCTGAATGGCATGATATTCCGTTTTATCATATGCCTGTCTCCAAAGAGAATAAGGACGAGCAGGAAGAACAGGTTTGGGACTTAATTGAAAATCTGGAAATCGATCTGGTGGTTCTCGCGCGCTACATGCAAATTCTCTCGCCGCGCATGTGTGAGAGATTGCGCGGGCGCTGCATCAACATCCATCATTCCTTCTTACCAAGCTTTAAAGGGGCTAACCCCTATCGCCAAGCCCATGAACGTGGTGTGAAGCTCATTGGGGCAACCGCGCATTATGTAACGGGTGATTTGGATGAAGGTCCGATCATTGAACAAGCCGTTGAGCGTGTGGACCATACCTACACACCAGACAAGCTCAAAGCCGTTGGACGTGATATTGAAAACGGTGTGCTTTCGCGTGCAGTACGTGCACATGTGGAGCACCGCGTTTTGATGAATGGCTTAAAAACTGTCGTTTTAAAATAA
- the ggt gene encoding gamma-glutamyltransferase: MGKTSGAVSAGHPHTTQAGARMLEEGGNAFDAILAAMCASCVVEPVLSSLGGGGFLLAHAQDQDPLLYDFFTQTPKVRREESEFYPILADFGTVTQEFHIGRGSIATPGLVKGLFEAHKDLGSLPMDVIVAPAVELAKDGVRVNQMQAKIFDIVEAIFMASPDSKALYGSHKGDKHLLGEGELQTNPDMGNLFEALARDGEDLFYKGDIAKLIETDSWDNGGHLSMADLHEYRVERRKPLRVDYARSHFYTNPAPSTGGLLIAFALELIKTAGFRDLSFGSKDHVERLSQIMALTNKARIDAKLAQGAEQAQLKMLDQDFLQTYRKEIMGRPTALRGTTHMSAIDKHGNAASLTVSNGEGCGHILPGTGVMLNNMLGEEDINPHGFNQWPTDTRMCSMMSPTLLLRDDGVNVALGSGGSNRIRTAVLQVLVNLLEFNMNLEQAVSAPRMHFERGLLNMEPGFPLEATQALSEHVPNYKIWDAQNLFFGGVHSVRANLNTGRFDGVGDARRGGAAIIIDEHMDAS; the protein is encoded by the coding sequence ATGGGGAAAACATCGGGGGCTGTTTCAGCCGGTCATCCACACACAACACAAGCTGGCGCACGTATGCTGGAAGAAGGCGGCAATGCCTTTGATGCCATTTTGGCGGCCATGTGTGCGTCTTGCGTGGTGGAGCCTGTGCTCTCTTCACTGGGCGGCGGTGGTTTCTTACTCGCCCATGCACAAGATCAAGACCCGCTCCTTTATGATTTTTTCACCCAGACGCCAAAGGTGCGCCGTGAAGAAAGCGAGTTTTATCCCATTTTGGCCGATTTTGGCACAGTCACCCAAGAATTCCATATTGGGCGTGGCTCCATTGCCACACCGGGTTTAGTCAAAGGCCTGTTTGAAGCCCATAAAGACCTGGGCAGCCTGCCTATGGATGTAATTGTTGCCCCAGCTGTTGAGCTTGCCAAAGACGGCGTGCGGGTCAATCAAATGCAGGCAAAGATTTTTGATATTGTTGAGGCTATCTTTATGGCCTCACCTGATAGCAAAGCCCTTTATGGCAGCCACAAGGGTGATAAACATCTTTTGGGTGAAGGCGAGCTACAAACCAACCCGGATATGGGCAACCTCTTTGAAGCCTTGGCCCGCGATGGTGAAGACCTGTTTTATAAAGGCGATATCGCCAAGCTGATTGAAACAGACAGTTGGGACAATGGCGGTCATCTCAGCATGGCGGACCTGCATGAATACCGTGTTGAGCGAAGAAAACCTCTGCGCGTTGATTATGCCCGTTCGCATTTTTACACCAATCCAGCGCCTTCCACAGGTGGCTTGCTTATTGCTTTTGCTTTAGAGCTGATTAAAACTGCAGGCTTTCGCGATTTATCCTTTGGTTCAAAAGACCATGTTGAACGCCTAAGCCAGATTATGGCCCTTACCAACAAAGCGCGCATTGATGCCAAGCTTGCCCAAGGGGCTGAACAGGCCCAGCTTAAAATGCTGGATCAGGATTTCTTACAAACGTACCGCAAAGAAATCATGGGTCGCCCCACAGCCCTGCGCGGCACAACCCACATGAGCGCCATTGATAAGCACGGCAATGCAGCTTCGCTTACGGTTTCAAACGGAGAAGGCTGTGGTCATATCCTGCCCGGCACAGGTGTTATGCTCAATAACATGCTGGGGGAAGAAGATATCAACCCCCATGGCTTTAACCAATGGCCCACAGATACACGCATGTGCTCCATGATGTCACCCACCTTATTGTTGCGCGATGACGGGGTCAATGTGGCGTTGGGCTCTGGCGGGTCCAATCGCATTCGCACGGCAGTCTTGCAAGTCCTGGTCAACCTACTTGAATTTAATATGAATTTGGAACAAGCCGTTTCTGCCCCGCGCATGCATTTTGAGCGCGGCCTGTTAAACATGGAACCCGGCTTTCCCCTTGAAGCCACACAGGCTTTAAGCGAACATGTGCCCAATTATAAAATCTGGGACGCCCAAAACCTCTTTTTTGGCGGCGTACATTCCGTGCGCGCCAACCTCAACACAGGCCGCTTTGACGGCGTCGGCGATGCCCGACGCGGTGGCGCGGCTATTATTATCGATGAACATATGGATGCCTCATGA
- a CDS encoding L-threonylcarbamoyladenylate synthase — protein sequence MSDAENIFPPTTDNLARAGEHICAGRLVAFPTETVYGLGADATDEEAVASIFAAKERPSFNPLIVHVPDMETARKLVEFTPAAEKLADAFWPGALTLVLPRKNDSGLSLLVSAGLDTVAIRLPNHPIATALLKQSGRPIAAPSANKSGQISPTQANHVAQSLGAKVDMILDGGPCEVGLESTVVDACGAQVGFLRPGGISIEELEGVVGKLIFPDDAPDAPKSPGMLTSHYAPNLAMRLNAKDIRQGDILLGFGPECTKATLNLSPSGNLNEAAANLFAMMRELDVKGYKCMAVSPIPNKGLGLAINDRLIRAAAPRS from the coding sequence ATGAGTGATGCTGAAAACATATTCCCCCCCACAACAGATAACCTTGCGCGTGCGGGTGAGCATATTTGTGCGGGGCGGCTTGTAGCTTTTCCAACCGAAACGGTTTATGGGCTTGGCGCAGATGCCACAGATGAAGAGGCCGTGGCCTCTATCTTTGCCGCGAAAGAACGCCCCTCATTCAACCCGCTAATTGTCCATGTGCCGGATATGGAAACAGCGCGCAAGCTGGTGGAATTTACCCCGGCGGCTGAAAAGCTGGCGGATGCTTTTTGGCCCGGTGCCCTCACCCTTGTTTTACCACGAAAAAATGACAGCGGCCTTTCCTTGCTGGTTAGTGCGGGGCTTGATACGGTTGCCATTCGCCTGCCCAATCACCCCATTGCAACGGCCCTTTTAAAACAGTCTGGTCGCCCTATTGCCGCGCCCAGCGCTAATAAGTCCGGTCAAATATCACCAACACAGGCAAATCATGTGGCCCAATCCCTTGGGGCAAAAGTCGATATGATCCTTGATGGTGGTCCGTGTGAGGTGGGGCTTGAATCAACCGTTGTGGATGCTTGTGGTGCGCAAGTCGGTTTCTTGCGCCCCGGTGGTATTTCAATTGAAGAGCTTGAAGGGGTTGTGGGGAAATTGATCTTTCCTGATGATGCACCCGATGCACCCAAATCCCCCGGCATGCTGACGAGCCATTATGCACCAAACCTGGCCATGCGCTTAAATGCAAAAGACATCCGCCAAGGTGATATCCTGCTTGGTTTTGGCCCAGAGTGTACAAAGGCCACATTAAATTTAAGCCCTTCAGGTAATCTTAACGAAGCAGCCGCTAATCTCTTTGCCATGATGCGGGAGCTGGATGTGAAAGGCTATAAATGCATGGCTGTTTCACCCATTCCCAATAAAGGCCTTGGTCTTGCCATAAATGACCGTTTAATTAGGGCTGCGGCACCGCGCAGCTAA
- the ubiV gene encoding ubiquinone anaerobic biosynthesis protein UbiV — protein sequence MNTHLNLGPVLFNWPVEKLKDFYFAIADEAPVDTVFLGEVVCSKRQPFFAPEIPEVAERLTQAGKRVIFSTLALVMTKREMELVRELCDMDGVMIEANDISACSKLMGRPHAVGPFVNVYNEGALGVMEQQGATHISLPSELSRNSLQAMAKVAKSDLEVQIFGRLPLALSARCYHARSHGLAKDSCQYVCDKDPDGMDLDTLDGDPFLAVNGIQTMSYTCANLVGELDDLQSMGIRHFRLSPHDTNMADVASIYRDVLDGKLEALEATERLDDLMDGLPFANGFYYQSEGVKAKGTQEEFDL from the coding sequence ATGAACACACATCTAAATCTCGGCCCTGTTTTATTTAACTGGCCCGTTGAAAAGCTGAAAGATTTCTATTTCGCCATTGCGGATGAAGCCCCTGTTGATACGGTCTTTTTAGGCGAAGTGGTCTGTTCAAAACGTCAGCCTTTTTTTGCCCCTGAAATTCCAGAAGTGGCAGAACGTTTAACCCAAGCTGGTAAACGCGTTATCTTCTCCACGCTTGCCCTTGTCATGACCAAGCGCGAGATGGAACTGGTGCGCGAGTTGTGCGACATGGACGGGGTGATGATTGAAGCTAATGATATTTCAGCCTGTTCTAAACTCATGGGTCGCCCCCATGCGGTTGGGCCTTTTGTAAATGTCTATAATGAAGGCGCCCTTGGTGTGATGGAACAACAAGGCGCAACCCATATTTCACTACCTTCAGAACTTTCAAGAAACTCCCTTCAGGCTATGGCGAAAGTAGCCAAGTCAGACCTTGAAGTTCAAATCTTTGGTCGCCTGCCCTTGGCGCTATCTGCACGGTGTTATCATGCGCGTTCTCACGGTCTGGCAAAAGACTCCTGCCAATATGTTTGTGATAAAGACCCAGACGGTATGGACCTTGATACCCTAGATGGCGATCCGTTCTTGGCGGTAAACGGTATTCAGACCATGTCTTATACTTGTGCCAATCTGGTCGGTGAACTGGATGATCTGCAATCCATGGGCATTCGCCATTTTCGCCTTTCTCCACATGATACCAACATGGCTGATGTGGCAAGCATCTATCGTGATGTTCTGGACGGCAAACTCGAAGCCCTTGAAGCCACAGAAAGACTTGATGACCTCATGGACGGGCTGCCTTTTGCCAATGGCTTTTACTATCAAAGCGAAGGCGTTAAAGCCAAGGGGACGCAAGAAGAGTTCGACCTATAG
- the ubiU gene encoding ubiquinone anaerobic biosynthesis protein UbiU — MKTQKLELVCPAGTPAALRAAVDAGADTVYCGFRDATNARNFPGLNFSRDELGEGVDYAKSKGSKVLVALNTYPEAGNPEPWHQAVLDASDLGAHALIMADVGLLAYAAENRPETRRHLSVQASASNPDAIAYYKNTFDVKRVVLPRVLTVAEIAKLNKEIDVETEVFVFGGLCVMAEGRCSLSSYATGQSPNMNGVCSPPSHVRYEDKGNKMVSKLGDFTINQFAQSEAAGYPTLCKGRFVTLDKASYLFEDPTSLNAAEFLPELMEAGVTALKIEGRQRGKAYIAQVVAAFRKAADAAANGLPVPPLGLENITEGQKETTGAYNKRWQ; from the coding sequence ATGAAGACGCAAAAACTCGAACTCGTTTGCCCTGCTGGCACTCCCGCTGCCCTGCGCGCAGCAGTGGATGCAGGCGCAGATACGGTTTATTGCGGTTTTCGCGATGCCACAAATGCGCGAAACTTCCCCGGTCTGAATTTCTCCCGCGATGAATTGGGCGAAGGCGTTGACTATGCCAAATCTAAAGGTTCAAAAGTCCTTGTTGCGCTGAACACCTATCCAGAGGCAGGCAATCCTGAACCTTGGCATCAAGCCGTGTTGGATGCCTCAGACCTTGGGGCCCATGCTTTAATCATGGCGGATGTGGGCTTGCTGGCCTATGCAGCTGAAAACCGCCCTGAGACACGGCGTCATCTTTCCGTTCAAGCCTCAGCCTCCAACCCTGATGCCATTGCTTATTATAAAAATACATTTGATGTAAAACGCGTTGTGTTGCCGCGTGTTCTCACCGTGGCGGAAATTGCCAAGCTTAATAAAGAGATTGACGTGGAAACCGAAGTCTTCGTATTTGGCGGGCTTTGTGTCATGGCAGAAGGGCGCTGTTCGCTTTCTTCATATGCGACGGGACAATCGCCTAACATGAATGGGGTCTGCTCGCCTCCAAGTCATGTGCGCTATGAAGATAAAGGCAACAAGATGGTCTCAAAACTGGGTGATTTCACCATCAACCAGTTTGCCCAAAGTGAGGCGGCGGGCTATCCAACCTTATGTAAAGGCCGCTTTGTCACCCTAGATAAAGCCTCTTATCTGTTTGAAGACCCAACCAGCCTGAATGCGGCTGAGTTTTTACCAGAACTCATGGAAGCTGGCGTCACCGCCCTTAAAATTGAAGGGCGCCAACGCGGCAAAGCCTATATTGCCCAAGTGGTCGCCGCTTTTAGAAAAGCCGCTGATGCCGCCGCAAACGGCCTGCCCGTTCCACCACTAGGCCTAGAAAACATCACAGAAGGCCAGAAAGAAACCACTGGTGCCTATAACAAGAGGTGGCAATAA
- the ubiT gene encoding ubiquinone anaerobic biosynthesis accessory factor UbiT has translation MASLSKGPIAPLSPVLLAGLAARPIPAKLLQPIFNAAIKQMHQQHPGVFDRMTSVNSPRFLIDPVDLPFSFVMDTHQTAPSLEIVQAFKDEQELYTQAAIRGPLVLLIELLEGRIDGDALFFSRDLVVEGDTEAVLALRNAVDGADIDVHNDLLRLFGNFAKPADMAAQVAGKIFQRFTKDLNVLSQATLAPLQRKCDAQAASIEELEETVTTLKKQVRRRAGKTA, from the coding sequence ATGGCTTCACTCTCTAAGGGCCCCATTGCCCCTTTATCACCTGTTTTATTGGCAGGCTTGGCTGCGCGCCCCATACCCGCAAAGCTCTTGCAACCTATTTTTAATGCGGCGATCAAACAGATGCATCAACAACACCCCGGTGTCTTTGATCGCATGACATCAGTAAACTCGCCACGTTTTCTCATTGATCCGGTTGATCTGCCCTTTTCCTTTGTGATGGATACCCATCAAACCGCGCCTTCACTTGAGATTGTCCAAGCTTTTAAAGACGAGCAGGAGCTTTACACCCAAGCAGCCATTCGCGGCCCCTTGGTTTTGTTAATCGAATTGTTAGAAGGGCGCATTGATGGCGATGCGCTCTTCTTCTCACGCGATCTTGTGGTGGAAGGCGACACCGAAGCCGTCCTTGCCTTGCGCAATGCAGTGGATGGCGCAGATATTGATGTGCATAACGACCTCTTGCGCCTGTTTGGCAATTTCGCCAAACCTGCCGATATGGCCGCCCAAGTTGCAGGCAAAATCTTCCAGCGCTTCACCAAAGACCTTAACGTCTTAAGCCAAGCCACACTGGCCCCCCTGCAACGCAAATGCGATGCCCAAGCCGCAAGCATTGAAGAGCTTGAAGAAACCGTTACGACCTTGAAAAAACAGGTCCGCCGCAGAGCAGGTAAAACAGCATGA
- a CDS encoding GNAT family N-acetyltransferase, whose translation MKKWNVQTNTRFLKAKNITELYNNVWSADGFEYDISFETFDKMFSQGCYGFFVFEEQKLIGMARVFSDDVMTSWVAEVIVHPSWQKKGVGSALTDAVKRRFSHTSIYLESLLHNEEFFVKNGIKPQSKLVSCSRPSAKVLKMRQAC comes from the coding sequence ATGAAAAAGTGGAACGTTCAAACCAATACGCGTTTCTTGAAGGCGAAAAATATCACAGAGTTGTATAATAATGTCTGGTCGGCAGATGGCTTTGAATACGATATTTCATTTGAGACATTTGATAAAATGTTCTCCCAAGGCTGTTATGGTTTTTTTGTTTTTGAAGAACAAAAACTGATCGGCATGGCCCGTGTGTTTAGTGACGATGTGATGACCAGCTGGGTGGCTGAAGTAATTGTGCATCCGTCTTGGCAGAAAAAAGGTGTGGGATCAGCCCTAACGGATGCGGTGAAAAGGCGTTTTAGTCATACCTCCATTTATCTTGAATCACTTCTTCACAATGAAGAATTTTTTGTGAAAAACGGGATCAAACCACAAAGTAAACTCGTATCTTGTTCACGCCCTTCTGCAAAAGTTTTGAAGATGCGCCAGGCCTGCTAA